DNA sequence from the Oceanispirochaeta sp. M1 genome:
TCGCTCAGCTGGAGACAGAGGGCATACAGCGCAAAGTTGACCTTATAATAAAGAATCCGGAACACCCTCAGGAAAAATTGTATAAAGAGGTTCTTCAAAAAGGTATCCGCTTATGTTAGATGATGTTTTTGAAACAGTAGATCTTCATATTAAAAGAGCCCTGTCTGCTAAAAATGAGATATCCGGGTGGGGAGATTTTGGTAAAGAAGTCTATCAGGATGAACAGCGGATTAAAACAATTGATTCTTTTATTTACAGATTTATAAAATTACAGGATATCGTCGGTCAGAAACGAACTGACCCATGAATATCCAGATAATGAGGCCGATATTATTGAAGGAATTAAGCTGGCCTTAGAGGCATTCAATACAACAATAGAAATAATTGAATCCATCAGATCCCGCCGAATGCGATCCTGATCAAAATTTAACAGAGAATACAGACCATTTTTCCAGAATGCTTTCTATCCCAGATGATTCATCCACAAGATCAATACTGAATCCTGGCGTTGGCCGACAGACCAAGGCTCTGGCTGGGTAAACCATAGACCACACCCATATCAATCTTCAGTATAAAGATACTCACACCCACACCGCCGAATAGACGGAAGGAACCTCCGTTAACCTCTGAAAGTACACTCAAACCATCAGGATCTACCGACAGCCCCGTGGCATCTTCAATCTGGCTGATCTGGTTACTATCGATTAAAGTTCCGTCCACATATACATTGGAAGCCGTCAGACCTCCACCGGCGGTTGAAAAGCCGTAGGAATAGCCCGCACCCGCAGAAAGGTTTATAAAGAGGAGCTTCTTACTCACCTGAGCCTTCAAATCCATAACATTGGTGCTCCAGTTGTAATTCATATCAGAATCTTCAAGACTCAAAGTTGTTCCGGCACCCGTGCCGGAGATATCTACCGTCTGATCCGCAACGGGGACAATAATATCTCCATTGAGCCAGGTATAAGCGAATCCAAGGGACACATCGGGAAGAAATTTCTTATCCTCAATAATTCCCCAGCGGATATCTCCACCAATCATCTTAAACCCCTGGATTTTTACCCGGTAAATGAACTCAATTTGAAGTAAAAGGTTAAATCTCTCCGTGTAAAGTCATATTGAATGAACCATCATAGGGGGAGTATAATGAAACATATGGCAACCTGGATTAAAGCGACATCAGACATCATGATTCGTGTCCTGCTCGGACAGGAAGAAAATATCCTGGTACTGAAGGATTTTATCAATTCGGTACTGGAGGACAGAGGATTTCCACCCGTAGTCAACCTTATTATTAAAAATCCTGTGAATATGAGGGATGTTTTCAACGGCAAAGAGACTTTTCTTGATGTCAAAGCTAAAGATGAGACCGGCCGGACTTTTGATATAGAAATTCAGAGTTCAGGGGGACATGCTTTTGTCAATCGCAGCCTTTATTACTGGGCAAAACTCTATAATTCACAGATAGAGGAAGGTCATAAGTTTAAAAAACTGAATCCGGTTATATGCATTAACATTTTAAATTTTGAACTGTTCAAGGATAATGAAGAGCGTAATATTCACAGCTGTTTTATGATTCAGGATCTGGATAATCCCGACAATATACTTAGTGATCATTTACAGATTCACTTTCTGGAACTACCCCGTATGATAATCGACCGTGACCATGTACCCTCAATGCGGCTTCAAAAATGGATGTGGTATTTAAAAGAAGAGGGAAACTTGGAGGAGAACGATATGAATATAATTTTAAAAGATGATCCTGTCTTTGAAAAGGCACATAATACATTTCGGAAATTTACCGCCGATGAAATGCTCAGAGAGAAATATGAAGCCCGCATGAAGTGGGAGAGTGACAGGGCATCAGCAATTGGTGATGCCTGGGATGATGGAATAGAGCAGGGTAGAGAGCAGGGTCGTACTGAAGAGAAAAAAATTTTGAGTAGAGAGTATGCAGATAAACTGAAAAAATCAGGAGTGGCCATGGATATTATTATATCCGTGACAGGACTCTCAAAAGAAGAAATTAAATCCATATAGATCCCTACCTCAGGCTCTGCTGCCGCATCTTCCCTGCTTTGGACCTATAGGTTTAAAGCTTATATTTTCCATGATACATTTGCCTCATGGAAAATACACAAAACACCCCGGACATTGCCAAAGGAGAACCCTTTGTCTTTCGCCTGGAGCGCTCTAAATATAAGGACAATCTCTATGTCTGTGTACCGGGCAATGTATGCGATAATCCCAGCTGCAGTTGTCAGGATCTGGGCATGGCCATATATAATTATCCCGGAGAAGGGGAGCCTCTTTCATCGCCCCCGGTCTATACCTTTGTAATTGATCTGGCCTCCCGCAGTATTCAGACAGGTTATCAAAGCAATCCCGAAAGCCTGGACTTTGCAGGCTCCTTTCTTGACCACAGCGCAACAGATCATTGGGATCTCTACAATCAGGCCTTTATTTACCTGAAAGAGGAAGCCATACGGCAGAAAAAAGTCCTCAAAGGGACAAGTGAATCGGTGGCCGGTCAGATAATTGACCTGTCCCAAGGTAAAACAGGCCGGAATGACCCCTGTCCCTGTGGGAGTGGGAAGAAATATAAGAACTGCTGCGGCTGATCGAGTGTCGGATTCTATATTGTTTTTTCTTGAAGCACTAGCTTCACTTTGCTTGTATCAGTTTATAAACAGCAGTACAATCAGGAGATAACCCCATGGGAGATGTCCTTATGAACGATGATCAGCTCGATTCCATAGCCGATACACAGCTTCTCGAACGTATGGTTCGTGTTGAAGAAGGCATCAAACATCAGAATGAAAATTTGGAAAAGATGATGATTCAGTCTGATCGCCGTTTTACTAATCTCAGTGAAACCATGGATAAACGTTTTGAAGCCGTAGACTTACGCTTCAACCGTCTCTATACCTTTCTGTCTGGTATTTTTCTTACAATCATGGCGGGGATGATCACTCTTATCATTCAGAATCTTCAGGGATAGAAAAAATGATTGTCCGTACGATGTTCCAGTCAACGGATGACCCGTACGCCCCTGGACGGATTCGAGGAAACGTTCGGATTTGATACAAATCTGCTAAACACATTGTTAAAAACTCATTTTCAGGAAGCTGCCTATAATGCTCTACCTGAGGTTTCAGTATATAGTCTCCCCATAATCCAACAAAGGTAAGTTTGTTCTCTTTCGATTCTCTTTTTATGCTCAGGTCTCTGAGTATAACTAAAGTTACGGTTCTTATTGGTATTTCATCCTTTTGGTCGATTGAGTTGCCACTTCTCTTAGGGTAGAATTTAGTATTCGATTTTATAAAAAGGAAGCCCTATGAAGAATATTCTCTCTCTGTTGGCCGTTTTGGTTCTCATACTTTCCTGCTCTAATGATCCAGGGAGTACCGGAGACCTTCTGCTAATCGGAAAAGTCTCTTTTGATAACCCCAAAGCCTTTTTCATTCACAGTTCCCCCGAAAATGAATATGAAAGTGAACTCAATTATATCGATCAGGATAATCAGCCTCAAAGGGTGATTTACTATGATGAGGCAGGAAATCAACTGGATTCTCTCCCACAAAGTAATAACTATGGAACAGAAGCCGAAGGAGTGTATCTCTACCCACTTTCTGAAGACTATTTTATTCTTAAAGTTGGCTGGGACTATTATCTTGTGGATAAACAGGACGGATCAGCTCATTTCATCCAGTCCTTTCTGGATCTTTTTGAAAAAGGCATCTCAAATTCTTATAGAGATTTTGAAAATCTAGACAGATATCATATGAACAGTGCGGATAATTTTTACTTTCGAGGCGATAATATAAGCCGGCTTAATATAGATAATCTCTCGGATATCAGTGTTAAGCAACTTTCTCCCAGCATGGATTCTGTTTATAAAAGCACTGTATCGGATGACGGTTTAATTATGTATGACAGCCCATCAGTTTCAAAACTGATTCATCAGGATGGTTATTTAATATATATGGAGAACAGTTATTCCTATATGTGGAAAAATACCGAAGGGGATATTCAGTATTTTGATTCTGATAATGATAGGATTGTGACGATCATACAGGATGAATCTCAGAATATCTCCTACACGAATGCAGCTTTCTCAAGTTTTTTGAATCTTGATACCGTATTTCATACACAGTCTTACACAATATTGATAACCCAAAACGATGATATTATAAGAGTCTTTTATGATGGAAGCAGCACTCTCTTAACTCTGCCCTTAAACAGCAGTATTAACTGTGTTGAAGCAGGAACTCAGTATGTCTATATCTCTTTGACTCTGGAAGACGGTTCATCAAGTTTTATCAGACTGAGACCCTCAACAGACAGTTTTATTACTCTCAGTAATGCAGATGAATACAAAATAATGAATTTGAAACTGATGGATGGGGGCGGCTTACTTTTCAAGGGAATACGAAACTCTGATGATGAGATTGTTACAGGAACCATAAACGAAGACGGGAGTGTCGAGCTATTCACTCTGTCATATCCTGATTATGCCTATCGATTCCTGGGAGTCAATAATGGAGATGAATTCTGATGAAAACTATCTGTAAAATTTTCCTTACTTTACTAATTATGCTGATCAGTTCCTGTGATGGAGGAGACAGTTCTTCCAGTGATTATGAACAGATTATTGATCATATCGACACTGCAGATGCTCAGATTCTTTTTAAGAACATATATAACAGTGAAAGTGATCCGGCAGAACTCAAAGGGATAAACACTACAGGAGCACTGGTCACACCCTTAATCTATAACAGCGATGGCTCAGAAGTCATGCATGAGAATTTTTGGATTGATGGTATTTACGATCTTAATGAGAATTACTATCTGTTGTCTTCTAATTACACCAATGGAGACATAGAGGATTATCAGCTGATCAGCAAAGAAAGCGGTGCTGCCATCCATTTTCCTGAGGAATCGGGATGGTTATCCAATCAT
Encoded proteins:
- a CDS encoding Rpn family recombination-promoting nuclease/putative transposase — translated: MKHMATWIKATSDIMIRVLLGQEENILVLKDFINSVLEDRGFPPVVNLIIKNPVNMRDVFNGKETFLDVKAKDETGRTFDIEIQSSGGHAFVNRSLYYWAKLYNSQIEEGHKFKKLNPVICINILNFELFKDNEERNIHSCFMIQDLDNPDNILSDHLQIHFLELPRMIIDRDHVPSMRLQKWMWYLKEEGNLEENDMNIILKDDPVFEKAHNTFRKFTADEMLREKYEARMKWESDRASAIGDAWDDGIEQGREQGRTEEKKILSREYADKLKKSGVAMDIIISVTGLSKEEIKSI
- a CDS encoding SEC-C metal-binding domain-containing protein — protein: MENTQNTPDIAKGEPFVFRLERSKYKDNLYVCVPGNVCDNPSCSCQDLGMAIYNYPGEGEPLSSPPVYTFVIDLASRSIQTGYQSNPESLDFAGSFLDHSATDHWDLYNQAFIYLKEEAIRQKKVLKGTSESVAGQIIDLSQGKTGRNDPCPCGSGKKYKNCCG